The Manihot esculenta cultivar AM560-2 chromosome 1, M.esculenta_v8, whole genome shotgun sequence genome has a window encoding:
- the LOC110609966 gene encoding ATP-dependent DNA helicase DDM1 isoform X1 gives MVAENEMKNDGSANSPTSVLEDEENCNDKTGDNLEKDVLLAAKNGDSSLVSKAMAEEEEKLLEARIREEAEKEEELEEAPQLNDTQFTKLDELLNQTQLYSEFLLEKMDEITRNGVELESETTDKKRGRGSKRKAAAQYNSGKAKRAVAAMLTRSKEAEKTEDGNLTEEERLEKEQRELVPLLTGGKLKSYQIKGVKWLISLWQNGLNGILADQMGLGKTIQTIGFLAHLKGNGLDGPYIIIAPLSTLSNWVNEISRFAPSINAIIYHGNKKQRDEIRRKYMPRSIGPKFPIVVTSYEVAFFDARKYLRHYNWKYVVVDEGHRLKNSKCKLLKELKHLAMENKLLLTGTPLQNNLAELWSLLNFILPDIFQSHDEFESWFDLSGKNNGEAMKEELEEKRRAHVVAKLHAILRPFLLRRMKADVEWMLPRKKEIILYATLTEHQKNFQDHLINKTLEGHLREKLDTGRGLKGKLNNLMIQLRKNCNHPDLLESAFDGSYLYPPVEQIVSQCGKFRLLDKLLNRLFALKHKVLIFTQWTKILDIMDYYFSEKGYEVCRIDGNVKLEERKRQIQEFNDVNSDYRIFLLSTRAGGLGINLTAADTCILYDSDWNPQMDLQAMDRCHRIGQTKPVHVYRLATAQSIEVRILKRAFSKLKLEHVVIGKGQFHQERTKPNVINDLEEEDLLALVRDEESAEDKWIQTDISDEDLERVMDRSDLIGDSAENDVVDGVPLKGPGWEVVIPTATGGMLSTLNS, from the exons ATGGTGGCCGAGAACGAGATGAAGAATGACGGCTCTGCTAATTCTCCGACATCGGTTCTTGAAGACGAG GAGAATTGCAATGACAAAACTGGAGACAACTTGGAAAAAGATGTCCTTCTAGCTGCAAAAAATGGTGATTCTTCTCTTGTATCAAAAGCCATGGCAGAGGAGGAAGAAAAGCTGTTGGAAGCTCGAATAAGAGAAGAAGCAGAGAAAGAGGAAGAGCTAGAGGAGGCACCTCAGTTAAATGACACCCAGTTTACCAAATTAGATGAGCTTCTGAATCAAACACAACTATACTCAGAGTTCTTGCTGGAAAAGATGGATGAAATCACTCGT AATGGAGTGGAGCTGGAGAGTGAAACTACTGACAAAAAGAGGGGTCGTGGCTCAAAAAGAAAAGCTGCTGCACAATACAATTCT GGGAAAGCCAAGAGGGCTGTTGCTGCGATGCTGACAAGATCTAAAGAAGCTGAAAAGACTGAAGATGGAAATCTGACCGAGGAAGAAAGACTTGAGAAAGAGCAGAGAGAGCTAGTACCCTTGTTGACTGGAGGAAAGTTGAAATCCTATCAAATTAAAGGTGTGAAATGGTTGATTTCTTTGTGGCAAAATGGGCTGAATGGGATCCTTGCTGATCAAATGGGATTGGGAAAAACTATTCAAACAATTGGTTTCCTTGCACATTTAAAAGGAAACGGCTTAGATGGTCCTTATATAATAATTGCTCCTCTCTCTACCCTCTCAAATTGGGTGAATGAGATTTCAAG GTTTGCTCCCTCTATAAATGCCATTATCTATCATGGCAACAAGAAACAAAGGGATGAGATAAGGAGAAAATACATGCCTAGATCTATTGGGCCCAAGTTTCCCATTGTTGTCACATCTTATGAGGTTGCTTTTTTCGATGCAAGGAAGTATTTGAGGCATTACAATTGGAAATATGTTGTGGTTGATGAG GGGCACCGGTTGAAAAACTCAAAATGCAAATTGCTGAAGGAATTGAAACACTTAGCTATGGAAAATAAGCTTCTGCTAACTGGGACACCTCTGCAGAACAACTTGGCAGAGCTATGGTCGTTGTTAAATTTCATTTTGCCTGATATTTTCCAATCCCATGATGAATTTGAGTCGTG GTTTGATTTGTCAGGAAAGAATAATGGTGAAGCAATGAAAGAGGAattagaagagaagagaagggcACAT GTGGTAGCTAAACTTCATGCCATATTGCGTCCATTTCTCCTTCGGAGGATGAAGGCTGACGTTGAATGGATGCTTCCTCGGAAGAAAGAGATAATTTTATATGCTACTTTGACTGAGCATCAGAAGAACTTTCAGGATCATTTAATCAATAAGACTTTGGAGGGCCATTTAAGAGAGAAGCTGGATACAG gACGTGGTTTGAAAGGAAAGCTCAACAATTTGATGATTCAGCTTCGAAAGAACTGCAACCACCCTGATCTCTTAGAATCAGCTTTTGATGGCTCAT ATCTATACCCACCTGTGGAACAGATAGTTAGTCAGTGTGGCAAGTTCAGGTTGCTGGACAAATTGTTGAATAGGTTATTTGCACTTAAGCACAAA GTCCTAATATTTACTCAGTGGACTAAGATCTTGGACATAATGGACTATTATTTTAGTGAAAAAGGTTATGAAGTATGCAGAATTGATGGCAATGTGAAGTTGGAGGAAAGGAAAAGACAG ATCCAGGAATTCAATGATGTGAATAGCGACTATAGGATATTTCTTCTCAGCACTAGAGCTGGTGGATTGGGCATCAACCTTACTGCAGCAGATACCTGCATACTATATGATAGTGACTGG AACCCTCAAATGGATTTGCAGGCCATGGACAGATGTCATAGAATTGGCCAGACCAAGCCTGTTCATGTTTACAGACTTGCAACAGCTCAATCCATCGAG GTTCGCATTTTGAAAAGGGCATTTAGTAAGTTGAAGCTTGAGCATGTGGTCATTGGTAAGGGGCAGTTTCATCAGGAAAGGACGAAGCCTAATGTCATCAATGATTTGGAG GAAGAGGACTTGTTAGCACTGGTTCGAGATGAAGAAAGTGCTGAAGACAAGTGGATACAGACGGATATTAGCGATGAGGATTTGGAAAGGGTAATGGATCGCAGTGACTTGATCGGAGATTCAGCAGAAAATGATGTGGTTGACGGAGTCCCCCTTAAAGGGCCTGGTTGGGAGGTGGTAATACCGACTGCAACTGGGGGCATGCTTTCTACCCTTAACAGTTAA
- the LOC110609966 gene encoding ATP-dependent DNA helicase DDM1 isoform X2: MVAENEMKNDGSANSPTSVLEDEENCNDKTGDNLEKDVLLAAKNGDSSLVSKAMAEEEEKLLEARIREEAEKEEELEEAPQLNDTQFTKLDELLNQTQLYSEFLLEKMDEITRNGVELESETTDKKRGRGSKRKAAAQYNSGKAKRAVAAMLTRSKEAEKTEDGNLTEEERLEKEQRELVPLLTGGKLKSYQIKGVKWLISLWQNGLNGILADQMGLGKTIQTIGFLAHLKGNGLDGPYIIIAPLSTLSNWVNEISRFAPSINAIIYHGNKKQRDEIRRKYMPRSIGPKFPIVVTSYEVAFFDARKYLRHYNWKYVVVDEGHRLKNSKCKLLKELKHLAMENKLLLTGTPLQNNLAELWSLLNFILPDIFQSHDEFESWFDLSGKNNGEAMKEELEEKRRAHVVAKLHAILRPFLLRRMKADVEWMLPRKKEIILYATLTEHQKNFQDHLINKTLEGHLREKLDTGRGLKGKLNNLMIQLRKNCNHPDLLESAFDGSYLYPPVEQIVSQCGKFRLLDKLLNRLFALKHKVLIFTQWTKILDIMDYYFSEKGYEVCRIDGNVKLEERKRQIQEFNDVNSDYRIFLLSTRAGGLGINLTAADTCILYDSDWNPQMDLQAMDRCHRIGQTKPVHVYRLATAQSIEVRILKRAFSKLKLEHVVIGKGQFHQERTKPNVINDLESC; encoded by the exons ATGGTGGCCGAGAACGAGATGAAGAATGACGGCTCTGCTAATTCTCCGACATCGGTTCTTGAAGACGAG GAGAATTGCAATGACAAAACTGGAGACAACTTGGAAAAAGATGTCCTTCTAGCTGCAAAAAATGGTGATTCTTCTCTTGTATCAAAAGCCATGGCAGAGGAGGAAGAAAAGCTGTTGGAAGCTCGAATAAGAGAAGAAGCAGAGAAAGAGGAAGAGCTAGAGGAGGCACCTCAGTTAAATGACACCCAGTTTACCAAATTAGATGAGCTTCTGAATCAAACACAACTATACTCAGAGTTCTTGCTGGAAAAGATGGATGAAATCACTCGT AATGGAGTGGAGCTGGAGAGTGAAACTACTGACAAAAAGAGGGGTCGTGGCTCAAAAAGAAAAGCTGCTGCACAATACAATTCT GGGAAAGCCAAGAGGGCTGTTGCTGCGATGCTGACAAGATCTAAAGAAGCTGAAAAGACTGAAGATGGAAATCTGACCGAGGAAGAAAGACTTGAGAAAGAGCAGAGAGAGCTAGTACCCTTGTTGACTGGAGGAAAGTTGAAATCCTATCAAATTAAAGGTGTGAAATGGTTGATTTCTTTGTGGCAAAATGGGCTGAATGGGATCCTTGCTGATCAAATGGGATTGGGAAAAACTATTCAAACAATTGGTTTCCTTGCACATTTAAAAGGAAACGGCTTAGATGGTCCTTATATAATAATTGCTCCTCTCTCTACCCTCTCAAATTGGGTGAATGAGATTTCAAG GTTTGCTCCCTCTATAAATGCCATTATCTATCATGGCAACAAGAAACAAAGGGATGAGATAAGGAGAAAATACATGCCTAGATCTATTGGGCCCAAGTTTCCCATTGTTGTCACATCTTATGAGGTTGCTTTTTTCGATGCAAGGAAGTATTTGAGGCATTACAATTGGAAATATGTTGTGGTTGATGAG GGGCACCGGTTGAAAAACTCAAAATGCAAATTGCTGAAGGAATTGAAACACTTAGCTATGGAAAATAAGCTTCTGCTAACTGGGACACCTCTGCAGAACAACTTGGCAGAGCTATGGTCGTTGTTAAATTTCATTTTGCCTGATATTTTCCAATCCCATGATGAATTTGAGTCGTG GTTTGATTTGTCAGGAAAGAATAATGGTGAAGCAATGAAAGAGGAattagaagagaagagaagggcACAT GTGGTAGCTAAACTTCATGCCATATTGCGTCCATTTCTCCTTCGGAGGATGAAGGCTGACGTTGAATGGATGCTTCCTCGGAAGAAAGAGATAATTTTATATGCTACTTTGACTGAGCATCAGAAGAACTTTCAGGATCATTTAATCAATAAGACTTTGGAGGGCCATTTAAGAGAGAAGCTGGATACAG gACGTGGTTTGAAAGGAAAGCTCAACAATTTGATGATTCAGCTTCGAAAGAACTGCAACCACCCTGATCTCTTAGAATCAGCTTTTGATGGCTCAT ATCTATACCCACCTGTGGAACAGATAGTTAGTCAGTGTGGCAAGTTCAGGTTGCTGGACAAATTGTTGAATAGGTTATTTGCACTTAAGCACAAA GTCCTAATATTTACTCAGTGGACTAAGATCTTGGACATAATGGACTATTATTTTAGTGAAAAAGGTTATGAAGTATGCAGAATTGATGGCAATGTGAAGTTGGAGGAAAGGAAAAGACAG ATCCAGGAATTCAATGATGTGAATAGCGACTATAGGATATTTCTTCTCAGCACTAGAGCTGGTGGATTGGGCATCAACCTTACTGCAGCAGATACCTGCATACTATATGATAGTGACTGG AACCCTCAAATGGATTTGCAGGCCATGGACAGATGTCATAGAATTGGCCAGACCAAGCCTGTTCATGTTTACAGACTTGCAACAGCTCAATCCATCGAG GTTCGCATTTTGAAAAGGGCATTTAGTAAGTTGAAGCTTGAGCATGTGGTCATTGGTAAGGGGCAGTTTCATCAGGAAAGGACGAAGCCTAATGTCATCAATGATTTGGAG AGTTGTTAG